A region from the Leopardus geoffroyi isolate Oge1 chromosome C2, O.geoffroyi_Oge1_pat1.0, whole genome shotgun sequence genome encodes:
- the SMIM11 gene encoding small integral membrane protein 11 → MNWKVLEHVPLLLYILAAKTLILCLAFAGVKIYQRKRLEAKLEAEKKKQPEKKDN, encoded by the exons ATGAACTGGAAG gTCCTTGAACACGTGCCCTTGCTGCTGTATATCTTGGCAGCAAAAACCTTAATTCTCTGCCTGGCATTTGCTGGAGTCAAAATCTACCAACGGAAAAGATTAGAAGCAAAActggaagctgaaaaaaagaagcAGCCAGAGAAGAAAGATAACTAG